In Fusarium oxysporum f. sp. lycopersici 4287 chromosome 2, whole genome shotgun sequence, a genomic segment contains:
- a CDS encoding hypothetical protein (At least one base has a quality score < 10), with product MMDVVIHRFGGLEFSPYQGNESVMIPQSCSFTGSYQNAMSLSQIPWIHHVSQFAQSGVPQAVVLFLSLTQLIYHLDRIRRQGSSCRFKAAKIQWPYELASQIARLTAVVYITIAYVQDQLHWINIVSVVYTFTLGLTRLFNHLEWRHVALHQINFVLPATLTILIAGHTLPCIQTGTRCLHDASTSSGIISLAAGSVIAAITPREWTPMQVDLSIPGYDQNEPAPEEACSWFTYYCTYDWLTPIIWKGMKRKLDMADIPKLAWYDEPIYLLRRVQEARSISKKTLRTVLRFQKRELLLMSFWVATSYTVENIAAFAMFKLLEYLADPSGAIYKPWLWLFLMFIGPLSRSVAFQQYIFTSTRLVVRIKSAFTQELYYTALDSMEMEEDPFELQSGGAKLRSMSGQTAAKTTSAGRLANLMASDIDAIYRSRDIIQATIGTPVGTIISLVGMYRMMGWASLVGNAILFLATPLSIWLGRLMFYSQRRVRKAQDSRMSLVTEYLASLRAIKYFAWEDPITEKIINARSEEQRELWRTSMIQASLNQVMQIVPYLSLLVMFGLHVGLSKRRLDAATAFTTIFLVKNVRRNIMQASAFGRNFASALVSVTRLDKYFESTVPIPHYPVGPLRIDHASFRKTKTASFTLNNITLDFAQGGLNIVSGPSGSGKTTLLLSILGETYLESGTVTRPDDIAYASQSSWLQNETIQANILFGSPMEKPRYDRVIEACCLREDFKDLPAKDTTIVGENGTSLSGGQKARVALARALYCKAPLLLLDDIFAALDAKTAAGVWKHCFCSDLLSGRTTVLVTNLPWIAEQADLSVVLEKGQIESAEPQIGIVRKPIAIAQVLGGDAEEDDALHDTVQEIQPNGGTLNDANRAPEEKHLKDVVNQEMKASGKVGRMTFLQYMSYFGHPVFVAVCLGLLLATNIFTFSSLLWLSVWVEAYNHQAHIDIPYYMGIFAGLTFLEIGSYCLAIIMFEWGAWNAAKRLHNDFIHAIMHVSLSWFKHIPIGRITNRFSSDMASLDGTISTMLRIMLDTVLLMLFRIGAVSSIMPVFMIPALFTCLFGVLIGEAYTRTAVVIKRLTSSAQSPVFSQFADTLAGLPVIRARSGMSSRFREELAARLRTWSASAEASFNANRWVAVRVDLVTALVSLSAGIIAVSQTGVVAAGLVGFSLTNANGLSQTILLLVRAMNDLEVEMQSFHRVREYVKLEPEEKDDKTYPEEDEYTDDPCHVIPENWPRSGEIEFRNVTIRYDPDGSDILTGINLKFKAGERVAVIGRTGSGKSTLVLSLLRFTHVVSGEILYDGIDRVPKTHSRQGP from the exons ATGATGGATGTCGTAATTCACCGCTTTGGCGGGCTAGAGTTCTCTCCCTATCAAGGGAATGAATCTGTCATGATACCGCAATCTTGTTCTTTTACTGG CTCATATCAGAATGCTATGTCCTTGTCCCAGATTCCGTGGATCCATCATGTGTCACAGTTCGCTCAATCTGGGGTACCACAAGCCGTTGTGCTTTTCCTGTCACTTACGCAACTCATCTACCACTTAGACCGAATTCGTCGGCAGGGATCTAGTTGCCGATTTAAAGCTGCCAAAATACAGTGGCCCTATGAGCTTGCCTCACAAATCGCAAGACTTACTGCTGTTGTATATATTACAATTGCTTATGTCCAAGATCAACTGCATTGGATCAACATTGTATCTGTTGTATATACCTTCACTCTTGGTCTCACTCGCCTCTTCAACCATCTTGAGTGGCGCCATGTAGCACTGcatcaaatcaactttgtCCTTCCGGCTACTCTGACCATTCTCATTGCAGGGCACACGTTGCCCTGTATCCAGACTGGCACAAGATGCCTTCACGACGCCAGTACTTCTAGTGGGATCATCTCTCTTGCAGCAGGATCTGTCATTGCAGCCATTACCCCCAGAGAATGGACACCAATGCAAGTTGACCTCAGCATCCCTGGTTACGACCAGAATGAGCCGGCTCCCGAGGAGGCTTGCAGTTGGTTCACTTACTACTGTACCTATGACTGGCTGACCCCAATCATCTGGAAGGGTATGAAGCGGAAACTTGATATGGCTGATATTCCAAAGTTAGCCTGGTATGACGAGCCTATATACCTCTTGCGTCGTGTACAAGAAGCTCGCTCAATCTCGAAAAAGACACTCCGTACTGTTCTTAGATTCCAGAAGCGCGAGTTGCTTCTCATGTCGTTTTGGGTTGCCACCTCATACACAGTCGAAAATATAGCCGCATTCGCCATGTTCAAGTTACTCGAATATCTTGCTGATCCTAGCGGTGCCATCTATAAACCGTGGCTTTGGCTGTTCCTCATGTTCATCGGCCCACTATCCCGCTCCGTTGCCTTCCAGCAGTACATCTTTACATCTACTAGACTCGTGGTTCGTATCAAATCTGCATTCACTCAAGAGCTGTACTACACTGCCCTAGACTCgatggagatggaagaggatcCTTTTGAACTACAGTCCGGTGGCGCGAAACTCAGGAGCATGAGCGGCCAGACCGCTGCCAAGACCACATCAGCAGGACGTTTGGCTAACCTCATGGCTTCCGATATAGACGCCATCTATAGATCAAGAGACATCATCCAGGCCACCATTGGTACCCCCGTCGGGACCATAATATCGCTCGTGGGAATGTACAGAATGATGGGCTGGGCATCTCTGGTAGGAAATGCGATTCTATTTTTGGCCACACCTCTTTCGATATGGCTTGGGCGCTTAATGTTCTATTCGCAGCGCCGAGTCAGGAAAGCCCAGGATTCCCGCATGTCCTTAGTGACAGAATATCTTGCGTCCCTTCGCGCCATCAAGTACTTTGCCTGGGAGGACCCTATCACTGAAAAGATCATCAATGCACGTTCTGAAGAACAAAGGGAGCTTTGGAGGACTTCTATGATTCAAGCTTCATTGAACCAAGTTATGCAGATCGTTCCTTACTTATCCTTACTTGTCATGTTTGGCTTGCACGTGGGGCTCTCCAAACGTCGACTGGATGCCGCAACGGCTTTCACGACCATATTCCTTGTCAAGAACGTTCGCAGAAATATCATGCAGGCTAGTGCCTTTGGTAGGAATTTCGCGAGTGCGTTGGTGTCAGTGACCCGACTCGACAAGTACTTTGAGAGTACAGTTCCTATTCCTCATTACCCCGTTGGACCCCTTCGCATTGATCATGCCTCGTTCCGGAAGACGAAGACAGCCAGTTTCACCCTAAACAATATAACACTTGATTTTGCCCAAGGTGGTCTTAATATTGTTAGCGGCCCGAGTGGCAGCGGCAAAACAACTCTGCTGCTGTCTATTCTTGGTGAGACCTACCTGGAGAGTGGAACTGTGACCAGACCAGATGACATAGCGTACgcttctcaatcttcatGGTTACAGAACGAGACTATACAGGCCAATATTCTATTTGGCAGTCCAATGGAAAAACCGCGCTACGATCGCGTCATCGAAGCATGTTGCCTACGGGAGGATTTTAAGGATCTACCGGCTAAGGATACGACCATCGTAGGAGAGAACGGAACTTCTCTTTCAGGTGGCCAAAAAGCACGAGTTGCTCTCGCAAGGGCATTGTACTGCAAAGCACCACTTCTGTTACTCGATGATATCTTTGCTGCTCTGGACGCTAAAACAGCTGCTGGTGTTTGGAAACACTGCTTTTGCTCTGACCTTCTGAGTGGGAGGACAACTGTACTTGTGACAAATCTTCCCTGGATTGCAGAACAAGCAGATCTCTCTGTTGTGTTGGAGAAGGGTCAAATCGAGTCGGCTGAGCCCCAAATTGGTATTGTTCGCAAACCAATCGCTATCGCTCAGGTCCTCGGAGGAgatgctgaggaggatgacgCACTTCATGATACAGTTCAGGAAATACAACCAAATGGTGGTACCTTGAACGACGCTAACCGAGCCCCTGAAGAAAAACACCTGAAGGATGTGGTCAATCAGGAAATGAAAGCTTCTGGAAAGGTCGGCCGTATGACTT TTTTGCAATACATGAGCTACTTCGGGCATCCGGTCTTTGTTGCTGTCTGCCTAGGACTTTTACTTGCCACGAACATCTTTACCTTTAGCAGTCTTCTGTGGCTCTCTGTCTGGGTAGAAGCATACAATCACCAGGCTCACATCGATATTCCTTATTATATGGGGATCTTTGCAGGCCTTACGTTCCTTGAAATTGGTAGCTACTGTTTGGCTATCATAATGTTCGAATGGGGAGCTTGGAACGCCGCAAAGAGATTACACAACGATTTCATACATGCCATCATGCACGTCTCGCTTTCATGGTTCAAGCATATCCCCATTGGCCGCATCACAAACCGCTTCTCCAGTGATATGGCGTCACTCGACGGTACCATCAGCACCATGCTACGAATCATGCTTGATACGGTCCTTCTAATGCTCTTTCGCATTGGAGCTGTCAGCAGCATAATGCCGGTTTTTATGATACCAGCACTGTTCACGTGCTTGTTTGGTGTTCTCATTGGAGAAGCATACACTAGAACCGCCGTTGTAATCAAGCGGCTAACGTCTTCTGCTCAGTCGCCTGTGTTCTCCCAGTTTGCAGATACATTGGCTGGTCTTCCTGTTATTCGTGCCAGGAGTGGTATGTCGTCAAGATTTCGAGAAGAGTTGGCTGCTAGGCTGCGTACATGGTCAGCTTCAGCCGAAGCCAGCTTCAACGCTAACCGTTGGGTTGCTGTACGCGTGGATCTGGTGACGGCTCTCGTCAGTCTGTCGGCAGGTATAATTGCCGTATCACAGACCGGTGTCGTGGCTGCAGGGCTGGTCGGCTTCTCCCTCACCAATGCCAATGGACTCAGCCAGACGATCCTGTTACTTGTTCGAGCGATGAATGATTTGGAAGTTGAAATGCAGAGC TTTCACCGAGTCAGGGAGTACGTCAAGTTAGAACCCGAGGAGAAGGACGACAAGACGTATCCCGAGGAAGATGAATACACAGATGATCCCTGCCACGTAATTCCCGAGAACTGGCCTCGATCTGGCGAGATCGAGTTTCGAAACGTTACAATCCGGTACGATCCTGATGGATCCGACATTCTCACCGGTATAAACCTGAAGTTCAAAGCGGGTGAGCGTGTGGCTGTCATAGGAAGGACAGGTTCAGGGAAAAGCACT CTGGTGCTTTCCCTCCTTCGCTTCACACATGTTGTCTCTGGTGAAATTCTATACGACGGAATTGAC CGAGTTCCCAAAACACATTCTCGACAAGGCCCTTGA
- a CDS encoding CMGC/MAPK/P38 protein kinase (At least one base has a quality score < 10), translating to MAEFVRAQIFGTTFEITSRYSDLQPVGMGAFGLVCSARDQLTNQNVAVKKIMKPFSTPVLAKRTYRELKLLKHLKHENVISLSDIFISPLEDIYFVTELLGTDLHRLLTSRPLEKQFIQYFLYQIMRGLKYVHSAGVVHRDLKPSNILVNENCDLKICDFGLARIQDPQMTGYVSTRYYRAPEIMLTWQKYDVEVDIWSAGCIFAEMLEGKPLFPGKDHVNQFSIITELLGTPPDDVINTIASENTLRFVKSLPKRERQPLRNKFKNADDSAIDLLERMLVFDPKKRITATEALSHDYLSPYHDPTDEPVAEEKFDWSFNDADLPVDTWKIMMYSEILDYHNVEAGVTNMEEQFNGQ from the exons ATGGCCGAGTTCGTACGCGCCCAGATCTTTGGCACCACATTCGAGATCACCTCGAG ATACTCCGATCTCCAGCCTGTTGGCATGGGAGCTTTTGGCCTCGTTTG CTCTGCCCGGGATCAACTTACCAACCAAAATGTCgcagtcaagaagatcatgaagcCTTTCAGCACACCTGTGCTCGCAAAGCGCACATACCGTGAGCTCAAGCTGCTCAAGCACCTCAAGCACGAAAAC GTCATTTCTCTCAGCGACATCTTTATTTCTCCTTTGGAAGATAT CTATTTTGTCACAGAGCTCCTCGGTACCGATCTTCACCGATTATTGACATCGCGCCCTCTTGAGAAGCAGTTCATCCAGTACTTCCTCTACCAAATTATG CGAGGTCTGAAGTACGTGCATTCGGCCGGCGTTGTCCACCGCGATCTCAAACCCAGCAATATCCTCGTCAACGAAAACTGTGATCTCAAGATTTGCGACTTTGGTCTTGCACGAATCCAGGACCCTCAGATGACTGGTTATGTCTCCACACGATACTACCGAGCCCCTGAAATTATGCTCACCTGGCAAAAATACGACGTCGAGGTTGATATTTGGAGTGCCGGTTGCATTTTTGCTGAGATGCTTGAGGGCAAACCTTTGTTCCCCGGAAAAGATCACGTCAACCAATTCTCTATCATCACTGAGCTACTTGGTACCCCTCCTGATGATgttatcaacaccatcgccagCGAGAAC ACACTGCGGTTCGTGAAGTCGCTGCCCAAACGCGAGCGACAGCCTCTTCGTAACAAGTTCAAGAATGCCGACGATTCGG CTATTGATCTGCTGGAGCGCATGCTTGTCTTCGACCCTAAGAAGCGAATAACTGCCACAGAGGCCCTGTCCCACGACTATCTCTCTCCCTACCACGACCCCACAGACGAGCCCGTGGCGGAGGAGAAGTTTGACTGGAGCTTCAACGACGCCGATCTCCCCGTTGATACATGGAAAATCATGAT GTACTCGGAAATTCTCGATTATCATAACGTGGAAGCCGGAGTTACTAACATGGAGGAGCAATTCAACGGACAATAA
- a CDS encoding CMGC/MAPK/P38 protein kinase — protein sequence MAEFVRAQIFGTTFEITSRYSDLQPVGMGAFGLVCSARDQLTNQNVAVKKIMKPFSTPVLAKRTYRELKLLKHLKHENVISLSDIFISPLEDIYFVTELLGTDLHRLLTSRPLEKQFIQYFLYQIMRGLKYVHSAGVVHRDLKPSNILVNENCDLKICDFGLARIQDPQMTGYVSTRYYRAPEIMLTWQKYDVEVDIWSAGCIFAEMLEGKPLFPGKDHVNQFSIITELLGTPPDDVINTIASENTLRFVKSLPKRERQPLRNKFKNADDSGMKYTPPFDPERTPIDKLNSY from the exons ATGGCCGAGTTCGTACGCGCCCAGATCTTTGGCACCACATTCGAGATCACCTCGAG ATACTCCGATCTCCAGCCTGTTGGCATGGGAGCTTTTGGCCTCGTTTG CTCTGCCCGGGATCAACTTACCAACCAAAATGTCgcagtcaagaagatcatgaagcCTTTCAGCACACCTGTGCTCGCAAAGCGCACATACCGTGAGCTCAAGCTGCTCAAGCACCTCAAGCACGAAAAC GTCATTTCTCTCAGCGACATCTTTATTTCTCCTTTGGAAGATAT CTATTTTGTCACAGAGCTCCTCGGTACCGATCTTCACCGATTATTGACATCGCGCCCTCTTGAGAAGCAGTTCATCCAGTACTTCCTCTACCAAATTATG CGAGGTCTGAAGTACGTGCATTCGGCCGGCGTTGTCCACCGCGATCTCAAACCCAGCAATATCCTCGTCAACGAAAACTGTGATCTCAAGATTTGCGACTTTGGTCTTGCACGAATCCAGGACCCTCAGATGACTGGTTATGTCTCCACACGATACTACCGAGCCCCTGAAATTATGCTCACCTGGCAAAAATACGACGTCGAGGTTGATATTTGGAGTGCCGGTTGCATTTTTGCTGAGATGCTTGAGGGCAAACCTTTGTTCCCCGGAAAAGATCACGTCAACCAATTCTCTATCATCACTGAGCTACTTGGTACCCCTCCTGATGATgttatcaacaccatcgccagCGAGAAC ACACTGCGGTTCGTGAAGTCGCTGCCCAAACGCGAGCGACAGCCTCTTCGTAACAAGTTCAAGAATGCCGACGATTCGGGTATGAAATACACTCCTCCATTTGACCCTGAGAGAACACCGATTGACAAATTGAATAGCTATTGA